One genomic segment of bacterium includes these proteins:
- the pncB gene encoding nicotinate phosphoribosyltransferase: protein MNPTNNLVNPLLTDLYQVTMAYAYWKNGMQDDEAVFDLFFRNCPFDGEFALFSGLEESVKFLGSYRFTDEHIAYLRSMPALKDCDQKFFEWLKTVDCSRVRLYALREGSLAFPRVPLMRVEGPLGITQLLETTLLNLTNYPSLEATNAARFRIAADPDKTLLEFGLRRAQGPDGAISASRASYIGGFDGTSNVLAGALFGLPVKGTHAHAYVSSFASKKFENIKNRFISDAVTGKPYNFVDLVRESHRRVCGIFGLSGTNEGELAAFTAYALAFPRGFLALVDTYDTLRSGVPNFLAVAWALYVLGYQPIGIRLDSGDLAYLSKESRRMFGEAATGLASVNFAEHLVIAASNDITEETLYALKEQGHQINIFGVGTHLVTCQKQPALGCVYKLVEMNGEPCIKLSQDPEKMTIPGRKEAYRLLDTRGAPITDLLIRVGEKPPEAGARVLCRHPFNEIKRMYVTPSRVIPLHELVWGGVLTMPNLPDLDAIRTYAKEQIGMLREDHVRQLNPTPYKVSVSDGLYHFLHELREREAPITEVR from the coding sequence ATGAATCCGACAAACAATTTGGTAAATCCTTTGTTGACCGACCTATACCAGGTCACGATGGCGTATGCCTATTGGAAGAACGGCATGCAGGACGATGAGGCAGTTTTTGATCTTTTCTTCCGCAACTGTCCGTTTGACGGAGAATTCGCGCTTTTCTCCGGTCTGGAAGAGTCTGTAAAGTTTTTGGGAAGTTATCGGTTCACGGATGAGCATATCGCCTACTTACGTTCAATGCCGGCGCTAAAAGACTGCGATCAGAAGTTCTTCGAATGGCTAAAGACGGTTGATTGCTCTCGAGTCAGGCTCTATGCGCTGCGCGAAGGTTCGCTTGCCTTCCCGCGCGTGCCACTCATGCGAGTTGAAGGTCCGCTTGGTATAACCCAGCTTCTGGAAACGACCTTGTTGAATCTCACCAACTACCCGAGTCTTGAGGCAACAAATGCGGCTCGTTTCCGGATTGCTGCGGACCCGGACAAAACACTACTCGAGTTCGGTCTCCGCCGGGCACAAGGACCGGATGGTGCCATATCAGCCTCCCGGGCAAGCTATATCGGGGGGTTTGACGGAACAAGCAATGTTCTGGCTGGCGCCTTATTCGGTCTTCCGGTCAAAGGAACCCATGCCCATGCCTACGTTTCATCTTTTGCTTCAAAAAAGTTCGAGAACATCAAGAACCGCTTCATTTCGGATGCAGTAACGGGCAAGCCGTATAACTTCGTAGATCTCGTTCGGGAATCCCATAGGCGCGTCTGCGGGATATTCGGGCTTTCCGGAACGAACGAAGGGGAGCTTGCCGCCTTCACCGCCTACGCGCTGGCTTTTCCAAGGGGTTTCCTGGCTTTAGTCGACACCTACGACACGCTGCGCTCCGGAGTTCCGAATTTCCTTGCAGTGGCCTGGGCGTTGTATGTTTTGGGATATCAGCCCATCGGCATCCGTCTTGATTCAGGAGATCTGGCGTATTTGTCGAAAGAATCGCGGCGAATGTTCGGGGAGGCCGCTACCGGACTTGCTTCCGTTAATTTTGCCGAACACCTTGTCATCGCCGCGTCGAACGACATCACCGAAGAGACTCTGTATGCCCTGAAGGAACAGGGCCACCAGATCAATATCTTTGGGGTTGGCACGCATTTGGTCACTTGCCAGAAACAGCCTGCCCTAGGCTGCGTCTACAAACTCGTCGAAATGAATGGCGAGCCGTGCATCAAACTTTCCCAAGACCCGGAAAAAATGACGATTCCCGGAAGAAAAGAAGCCTACCGGCTTCTGGATACGCGCGGAGCACCTATTACGGACCTCCTTATCCGTGTCGGGGAAAAGCCCCCGGAAGCAGGCGCGCGCGTTCTGTGCCGGCATCCGTTCAACGAGATCAAGCGCATGTATGTAACACCTTCTCGGGTTATACCGCTACACGAGCTCGTATGGGGCGGAGTACTCACCATGCCCAACTTGCCGGATCTGGACGCCATCCGCACGTACGCCAAAGAGCAGATTGGGATGTTGCGGGAAGATCATGTCCGACAGCTTAATCCGACACCCTATAAGGTATCGGTCAGCGACGGGCTATACCACTTCCTGCACGAACTGCGAGAGCGGGAAGCCCCAATAACGGAAGTTCGCTGA